Proteins encoded within one genomic window of Corynebacterium aurimucosum:
- the malQ gene encoding 4-alpha-glucanotransferase — protein MTTRDLLQELAQRHGVACEYTAQNGQPVYVSEETITYTLRALGVSISDRPDDEELTQVLFEDYLERASRPLPPCVVAREGAEKSFAVHVHDGDPVTVTIELENGETRPTYQDPNDAPAADVAGTMWGEASFHVPGDLPLGFHKLRLSSPGIGEHECPLIVVPNHLSTADRYLDRPAAGAMAQLYSVRSEKSWGMGDFGDLAELAETLAPDYDFLLINPLHAGEPIPPVEDSPYLPTTRRFINPIYIRIEDIPELKQLSPELQEDVAELAAEFRERNRSAEEIDRDSIFEAKLQVLQELFSKGMTPERRTAFSEYQRREGRGLRNFALWCAETELSRHSGRRHALSLDVNDLAEFYSWLQFLCDEQLDAAQRRALEAGMSIGLITDMAVGIHPAGADAVNLAEYLAPQCSVGAPPDDYNQQGQDWSQPPWHPVRLAEAGYEPWRDLLRTMLGNAGGLRVDHVLGLFRLYWIPRQSTPLNGTYVTYDWEAMLGILALEAERAGAVLVGEDLGTLEPWVQNALRDMGVLGTTIIWFEHAEDGPTPRPQDQYRHMAMSSVGTHDLPPTLAYLRGDHIELRARLGLLTRPVAEEVAEDRAWQEKVKDNLQAYGMLENRESEEDVLVALHRYVAGTPSALTVTNVVDMVGDVRAQNQPGTTKDQYPNWCIPLCDTAGKPVLLEDLPKQELYQRLAQAAQRPGTQR, from the coding sequence GTGACTACCCGTGATCTGCTTCAAGAACTTGCCCAACGCCACGGCGTGGCCTGCGAGTACACCGCCCAGAACGGACAGCCCGTGTACGTCAGCGAGGAGACAATTACCTATACGCTGCGCGCACTCGGCGTCTCTATCTCCGACCGTCCGGACGATGAAGAGCTAACCCAGGTCTTGTTCGAGGACTACCTCGAACGCGCCTCCCGCCCGCTGCCGCCCTGCGTGGTGGCCCGCGAAGGCGCCGAAAAGTCCTTTGCCGTCCACGTCCACGACGGCGACCCCGTCACCGTGACCATCGAGCTGGAGAACGGCGAGACTCGGCCGACCTACCAGGATCCGAACGACGCCCCGGCTGCCGACGTCGCCGGAACCATGTGGGGCGAAGCCAGCTTCCACGTCCCCGGGGACCTGCCCTTAGGTTTCCACAAGCTGCGCTTGTCCTCGCCCGGCATCGGTGAGCACGAGTGCCCGCTCATCGTGGTGCCCAATCACCTCAGCACTGCGGATCGCTACCTTGACCGCCCCGCGGCGGGCGCGATGGCGCAGCTGTATTCGGTGCGCTCCGAGAAGTCCTGGGGCATGGGTGACTTCGGTGACCTCGCCGAATTGGCGGAGACCTTGGCACCGGATTATGACTTCCTCCTTATTAACCCGCTGCACGCGGGCGAGCCGATCCCGCCAGTGGAGGATTCGCCTTACCTGCCCACCACTCGGCGTTTCATCAACCCGATCTATATCCGCATCGAGGATATTCCGGAGCTGAAACAGCTCAGCCCGGAGCTTCAGGAAGACGTCGCCGAACTCGCCGCCGAGTTCCGCGAGCGCAACCGGTCTGCCGAAGAGATCGACCGTGATTCCATCTTCGAAGCCAAGCTGCAGGTCCTGCAGGAGCTCTTCAGCAAGGGGATGACCCCAGAGCGCCGCACCGCCTTCAGCGAGTACCAGCGCCGCGAGGGCCGCGGCCTGCGCAACTTCGCGCTGTGGTGTGCAGAGACTGAGCTTTCGCGCCACAGTGGACGCCGCCACGCGCTGAGCCTCGACGTCAACGACTTAGCCGAGTTCTACTCGTGGCTGCAATTCCTCTGCGATGAGCAGCTGGATGCCGCCCAGCGCCGCGCGCTCGAGGCCGGCATGAGCATCGGCCTCATCACCGATATGGCCGTAGGTATCCACCCCGCTGGTGCCGATGCCGTGAATCTGGCGGAATACCTCGCCCCGCAATGCTCGGTGGGCGCCCCGCCGGATGACTATAACCAGCAGGGCCAGGACTGGTCCCAGCCACCGTGGCACCCGGTCCGCCTGGCGGAAGCCGGCTACGAGCCATGGCGTGATTTGCTGCGCACAATGCTGGGCAATGCTGGTGGCCTGCGCGTCGACCACGTGCTGGGCCTGTTCCGCCTGTATTGGATCCCGCGCCAGTCCACCCCGCTCAACGGTACCTACGTGACCTATGACTGGGAGGCCATGCTCGGCATCCTCGCACTCGAGGCTGAGCGCGCCGGTGCGGTCCTCGTGGGCGAGGACCTGGGCACCCTGGAACCGTGGGTCCAAAACGCCTTGCGCGATATGGGCGTGCTGGGCACCACGATCATCTGGTTTGAGCACGCCGAGGACGGTCCCACCCCGCGCCCGCAGGACCAATATCGCCACATGGCGATGTCCTCGGTGGGCACGCACGATCTGCCGCCGACGCTCGCCTACCTGCGCGGCGACCACATCGAGCTGCGTGCCCGCCTAGGCCTTTTGACCCGCCCCGTGGCGGAAGAAGTAGCCGAGGACCGCGCCTGGCAAGAAAAGGTCAAGGATAATCTGCAGGCCTATGGCATGTTGGAGAACCGCGAGAGCGAAGAGGACGTGCTCGTCGCCCTGCATCGTTATGTTGCGGGAACTCCCTCGGCGCTGACGGTCACCAACGTGGTGGACATGGTCGGTGACGTGCGCGCACAGAACCAGCCGGGCACGACGAAAGATCAGTACCCGAACTGGTGCATCCCGCTGTGCGATACCGCCGGCAAGCCGGTGCTCTTGGAAGATCTACCGAAGCAGGAGCTCTACCAGCGCCTCGCCCAGGCCGCCCAACGTCCGGGCACCCAACGCTAA